Genomic window (Blastocatellia bacterium):
ATATCACCAATGATTGCTACTTCTAAGCCTTCAATTTTTTGTTTATGTTCACGAATAGTTAAAGCGTCAAGTAGGGCTTGTGTAGGGTGTTCATGCGCTCCGTCGCCAGCATTAATAACAGAAGTGCGACAAATGCGGGCTAGTTGTTGGGGAACGCCTGCTGATGAATGGCGAATAACAATTGCATCAGCACCATTGCTTCTAGATTTCTAGCTGTATCAATTAGCGTTTCACCTTTTGACAAACTGCTACTAGAGGCAGAAATATTAATTGCATCAGCAGAAAGACGTTTGGCAGCAATTTCAAAGCTTGTTCTGGTACGTGTAGAGGGTTCAAAAAAAAGATTGATGACTGTACGACCTCTAAGAGTCGGGACTTTTTTTATTGGACGGCGGGAAATTTCCTTAAAAGCTGCTGCCGTGTCGAGAATTGTATTAATCTCTTCTACAGAGAGATCTCTAATTGCTAACAAATCTTTTCGATTAAAAGCCACAAACAATCCTTAAGCTTCTGGGGCAGGTTCGACAACAATAACTTGTTCTATTTCGTCAAATCCTTCCAACATAACTTTAACAATTTCTGCTTGTTTGGTAGCGACTTTCTCGCCTACATAATCAGCATGAATTGGTAGTTCACGATAACCACGATCTACTAAAACAGCTAGTTGTACTCGGCGAGGACGGCCAAAATCCATTAGTTCATCAAGTGCTGCTCGAATTGTTCGACCTGTATAAAGTACATCATCAACTAAAATTATGGTTTGTTCTTCTACTCCACCAGGAATATCAGTATCTTGAACAACAGGTTTAACATCTACTGTAGAAAGGTCGTCTCGGTAAAGTGTTATATCTAATGTACCAACAGGAGGGCGAACACCTTCAAGTTCAGCAATTTTATTAGCGATTCTTTCGGCTAGTGGTACACCTCGACGGCGAATACCTACGATTAATAATTTTTCTGTGCCGCGATTACGTTCAACTATTTCTGAAGCTATACGTGAAAGGGCGCGGTTAATAGCAACAGCGTCCATTAATTGAAATTTTTGTACAAAATTCATCGATCTTTCTCCAAAATAAACAAGCTAAAATTTTACTGCAAAACCCGTCTTTATAGCATAAGCTAATAAATGATAGCAAGGTGTCCAATAGCTTGTTGGTGACACGAAGTAATTAATACTCTACTACTGCCAATTCTACAATTTGGTAATTTTCTACTCTCATTTTTAAGAAATTTCCTTCTATTAAAGGGAGCAAATAAGCTCCCGTGCCTCCACTAGAAGCAGTGGCATTTGGATCTAGCTGTTCTCTAACTTCTAAAGGTAATTGCTTAATAATTAGGTCAAAATCAGGTATGCGGCGTTGTTTACCAAAAAGGATAAAAGCCCCTTCGGGAAGTGCTATTGGCAGAGAGATATCTTTGATCATTTCTTCTACTTTAGGCATAAAACAATATTATCTCTCCTAATAGATACTAACTGTTGTTGGCGCAAAGTTTTTTATTGTAAGTTTTTCTTTAATAACACATTAAAATAGTATCTAGCAAGTACAGATAACTATTATTACTCTTTGACATAGATAAAAACTTTGGTATTTATTGAAAGTAATAGGTTAATAGACTACTATAATCAACCTAAAAATTAAATCTTAAAAGAATTTTTTTCTTAGTTCAGAAGAATATTTGCGGCTAGTTGTTAATGGAGTTGTTATGTTGCGCAAATAAATTTGGTAGCTACTTCTAAACCAAGGCTCTATTCTTTCAATATATTCAATATTTATTAAAACTGATCTGTGAATACGTAAGAATTGTTGGGAAGGTAGGTGTTCTTCCCACTCACGTAAGGATTTTAGGACTAGTTTTTTTTCACCCTTAGTTGTGTAAACCTCTGTATAATCGCCAGTTGCCGAAATATAACTAATAGAATTTATTTTTACAAAGCCTGTTCGACCTTGACCTTTAATAAAAATAAAATCGTTGTAATCTAATGGTTGAATGGGTTTAGACTCATTTTTAGGTGATTTTTCTAATCGAGCGAGAGCCTGACTTAACCGAGGTAAACTAACAGGCTTAAGCAAATAGTCTAGGGCATTTACTTCAAAAGCACGAATAGCAAAATTATCAAAAGCAGTAACAAAAATAACAGAAAAGTCTATTTCCATTTTTTCAAACAACTTAAAGCCGGACTCTTTTGGCATTTGTATATCTAAAAATACCAAATCTGGCTCAGTTGTATTAATTACTTCTATAGCTATTTCGACACTATTGGCTTGACCTACAACTTGGATTTGTTGGAAATGAGCAAGTTGATGTTGTAGGTCTTGACGTGCTAATTCTTCATCATCTACCAATACTACACGTAGTTGCTTCATTTGTTTTATTTATACCTTTCTTCTAGGATTAAACAGGTATTTCTATTGTTATATAGACATAGCCTTTTTGTTCACTAATATTAATAGTGTGATTATCAGAATAATATTCTTTTAAGCGTTGTTTTACATTATCTAATCCTACACCTAAACTAGCACTTTGAGGAATGTCGTCATCATCAGGTTTTGCTATCCAATAGCCGCTATTAATTACATCAAAAATGAGCATATCATTTTCTATTTTTACAGATAACTTTATTTCAAGTGGTAGCCTACTAGTCACCATTCCATACTTAATAGCATTTTCTACAAGTGGTTGTAGCAAAAAGGCTGGCATTGTGTAGTTATTAGCTGCCTTTTCAAAGTTAGTTTTAACTATTAATGTATCCTTAAAGCGAATTTGTTCTATAGCTAAATAATTTAGTGTAGCTTGGATTTCTTCTTCTACGGAAACTATTGATTTCTTTCTATTTAGTAGCAAGTAGCGTAAATAGTCTGCTAGTTGTGTAAGCATATTTTCAGCCGCTTTGCCATCTGTAGAAATTAAAGCTCGAATAGACATTAAGGAATTAAATAAAAAATGTGGATTAAGTTGATAAAGTAAAAGCTCTAAATAAAGTTGCCTAGTCATCCGAGAGATTTTTAATTGATTTTCAACCCGCACAATAACTTCTTCAACTTGAAAAGGTTTAGTTACATAATCCACACCACCAACGCTAAAAGCTTTAATTTTGTCTATCATATCACTATTAGCACTAATGAAAATTACAGGGATTTTTTGGCTATTAGGGTTACTTTTTAGCTGACGACAAACGTCATAACCGTTGACTAGGGGCATATTAATATCTAAAAGCACAATATCAGGAGGTGCAGCCTTTATTGATGCAAGCGCGTGTTGACCGCTATTGGCTACTCTTACATCATAGTTTTGTGCTGTTAACATTTTTGATAGGACTTCTAAATTGTTTGGCTCATCATCAACAATTAAGACTTCCCCTTTATAGCTCTCAATATTTAATGGCATAGAATCAAAGCTCTTTTTTGGGGTTTAATAAGCAAATGTAGTTGGCATCTTATAATCCCTACAATAAAACAGACTCTTCACCAGTAATTTTAGGACAGTTATACTTGGGGTGTCGAATGCTTGTTAAGATGGATTGTCCATTGAGCGATAAAATAAACCTTTTAGCCAAAGATCTTTATTTACTAACTTTATTTGTAAGCTTATCTATCATTTGTAAAAGAGCTTCTACTTGATAGTTTTTAATCATGTTTTGTAAATGATTTTTTAGGTCTTTATTATCTTTTCCTATATCTTCAATTATCTCTTCTGCTAAAGTTAACCTACCTTGTAATGCTGCTTTATGCAGGCGGTTTAGCACTTTTGTAGGAACATTTTCTAGCAAGGCAACTATTTCAAAAGAGCTTATTTCTTTGTTAGATTTTTGCTCTGTTTTAGTCTCCAAAACTTTGTAGGAAAACTTTACTCCAAGGTGCTGTTTTAATTTTTGGAAAATGGTTTTTTCTAAATAAGGTTTAGTAACAATATCATCACATCCTACATTATAAATACCAGCATGGTCTTGTTCAAAAGCACTAGCCGTCATAGCAATTATTACGGTTGATTTTGAGTTATTTTCTAGTTCTCTAATTTTTCTTGTCGCACTATAACCATCTAAAACTTTCATTCTAATATCCATCCAAATCAACTTTGGATGCCAGGATTGCCAAATTTCAATAGCTTCTTGACCATTTGTTGCCTGGCGAACTTCAAAACCAAGAGAAGTTAAAAAAGTGCTTAAAACTGTGCGGTTTTCTGCTCGATCGTCAACTACTAAAATTCGGTGTTTTGCCTCGCCTTCAGCTAAACCTATGATGTTATCTTCTTCAGATCCTACTATTTGCGAACTCTCATTTATTTGAGGTAGTTCAATATCAAAAGCAAATACGCTTCCTCTACCTTCTTCACTAACTACAGTTATATCTCCACCCATTAATTGTACAAGGTTGCGGCTAATAAATAGTCCAAGTCCTGTTCCTTCCTTGGATTGTTGACCACTAGAAGTTTGGACAAATGCCCCAAATAATTTGTTTATTTCTTCTTTGGAAATACCTGTTCCAGTGTCTTGAACCTGGAAAAATACTCTTGAATCACTATATCTAACAGTTAAAGTTATTTTACCTACACTAGTAAACTTGACAGCATTAGCTAGTAGATTAATTAATACTTGTTTAAGCTTCTTTTCGTCTCCCTGGACTTGTTGAGGCAAGTTAGCAGGAATTTTACATTCAAACTCTAAACCTTTTCCTGTAGAGTGAGATGTAAAAATACTGGTAATATCACTAAGTAAATTATGAAGATTAAAAGTCGTTTTTTGAAGTTCGACTTTGCCAGATTCAATTTTAGAGATAGATAAAACATCGTTAATTAAAGATAGTAAGTGTTCACCACTGCGCAAAATAGTTTTTAAGTACTCACCCTCTTGTTTTTCAAAAGGGTGTTTGCGTAAAATTATTTGAGTAAAACCTAGGATAGCATTTAATGGGGTGCGTAATTCGTGGCTCATATTTGCTAAAAAAGCACTTTTAGCTTGATTAGCTATTTCTGCTGCATTTGCGCGTAGTTGATTTTCTAGCAGTTCTTGTTTTATTCTTAGCCGTTTATTTCTAGCTCTAATAGCAGTAAAACATATTACTGAAAAAGTACCAAAATAAAGACAGTAAGCCCACCAACGTTGCCAAGGTGGAGCAACAATTCTTACTTTTACTGAAACCCCTTGTTCATTCCAAATGCCATCACTATTTGCCCCTTTTACTTTGAAAATATAGTCTCCTGGAGCTAAGTTAGTGTAACTAATATAGTTTCTATTATCAACCATTCTCCATGTTTCGTTAAGTCCTATAAGTTTATAGGCATAAGAATTTTTTTCTGGGTCAGAATAGCTTAAAGCCGCAAATTCAAAAGAAAAATAATTTTCTTTATGAGAAAGTTCAAAAACTTCATTTGATTCTAAATTTTGAGCTAACAAAAGAGCGGCTTTTGGAGAAGGTTTATCAAAAATCTTAAAATTGGTAATAATGATTCTTGGGACATACTTAGTGCTTTCTATTTGTTCAGGAAAAAAGCGAGAAAAACCATCTACTCCACCAAAAAACATCTCTCCACTTTTACTTTTATAATATGCTCCAGAATTATAACTGTAGCCTTGTAATCCATCGCTAGGGCCGTAGCTAGCAAAAGTTTCTTTTACAGGATTAAATTTAATAAGTCCTCGGCTACTAGTACTTAACCAAAGATTTCCTTGACTATCTTCTAATAACCCTAAGATAGCGTTATCTGCTAAACCTTGCTCTTTTTTGTAATACTTAAAACTATTGCTTTTAAGATCAAAACAATTTAGCCCTCCACCATAAGTTGCTATCCAAAGCCTCTTTTGTTTGTCTTCATGAATTGACATTATGGTATTTGCATTTACGCTTTTATTAGTAGGATTTTTAGGGTCATATTTGTAAATTGTAAAAGCTTCTGTTTTAGGGTCAAATTTGTTTAATCCTCCGCCTTGAGTACCTATCCAAATATTGTCATCACTATCCACAAGCATAGAAAAAATAGCGTTTCTACTTAAACTATTAGGATTTTTAGGGTCGTTTAAGTAGGTTTTAGTTTCTTCTGTTTTAGTATCATATTTAATTAGTCCTTTCATTGAACCAATCCAAAAAATTCCAGAACTTGATTGACAAATTGGGCCTAAGCCGTTGTCACTTAAAGTTTTTCTCTTAAAACCATCTATTTTAGGGTCGTATTGATGTAAAGTTCCGTCATGTGTTCCTACCCATAATATTTTCTTTTGATCTTCATAAATTGAATAAACAGTATTATGACTTAAGCTAGAATTAGAATTTTTATTATACATATAATGCTTAAAGGTTTTAGTTTTAGCATCATAACGATTTAAGCCTCCTCCACCAGTCCCAACCCATAAGTTGCCTTTTGAATCTTCACAAAAAGCATATATAGTATTATGACTTAAACTATTAGGAAATCTTGGATCCTTAAAAATGGTTGTAAATTTTTGACGGTTTAAGTCAGCTTTGTTTACACCATTATTGGTTCCAACCCAAAGTATTCCTTCTCTATCTTGAAAAACTGACCAAATTTCATCACTACTTAAATTAGCACCAGAAAGTTTATCATCTGTAAATAAAGTAAAATCAGCGGTTTTAGGATCAAATCTAAAAAGCCCTAAAGTTGTAGTAGCAACCCAAAGCTTACCCCAAAGATCTTCACAAATTGAATAAATATCGTTGCCATCAGTGCTACTAGATGAATTAACTTCGTTTAAGTAAGCAGTAAAAGAGTTTGTAATAGGGTCAAATTTATTAAGTCCTCCTCCATAAGTACCAACCCAGAGATTTCCATTGTTATCTAGATAAAGCGACAAAATGTCATCTGCACTAAGGTTTCCAGTTTTTTTTGGATCACTAAGATAACGAGTAAAATTATTAGTTTTAGGGTCAAGTTTATTAAGACCTTCTTCTGTTCCAACCCAAAGATTTCCTTCTTTATCTTCACAAATAGCTGTAACAAGATCATTACTTATACTTGTTGGAAGTTTTTCATCATAAAGATAAGATGTAAACTTATTAGCCTTTGCATCATACCTATTTAAGCCTTTAGATGTTCCAATCCAATATATTCCAACTTTATCCTGATAGATTGCACTAATACGGTTATTAGTCAAACTATTAGAATTATTGGAGTTATGCTTATAAACCGTAAAATTATCCGTTTTTGGATTATATTTTGTTAATCCTTCAGATGTTGCTACCCAAAGAGTTTCTTCTCTATCTACATAAATTTTTAGAATTTCACCACTAGGTAAAGAATAAGGATCTTTTCCATCAGGACGGTAAATTGTAAAGTTGTAACCATCAAATTTATTAAGGCCGTCCTCTGTACCAAACCACATAAAACCCTGTTTATCTTGATTAATAGTTGAAACAACGTTGTGGGATAAACCCTGGTCTATTTGGTAATTTGTAAATTTGACATTTGCTTGTTGGCTATAAGCTAGATGAACAGAGAATAACGTAATACAAAAACCTATTAGCAAAAATACCGGAGTATTATGTTTAGTTAAAGTTTTGTTACTAAAGTTAACCATAAGACTAGTAAGCAGTTATAAGATAAAAATAGAGATAAAAAATTAGCTAATTATCCCTTAATAATTAGCTATCTGCAACTAACTTAACAGGTAGTTAAGTTTATTTTGGCGATAAAATAAGCTATTTAGCGATAAAAAAAACCATTTGTAGATTTTTGCTTATTTTATGTAAAAATTTCCTAATAATGTAGCTTATTAACTAACACAAAATATCTTTAGATTTATGCAAAAAAGTTAACTGGGTTTGAGGAGCGTAGCTTAAAGGCAAAATCTTACGGTTTAGGAATAATGCCAGTAGTAGATAAAGATTCTTGCAAGATGCCTACGCCCTCATAGTTATAATGCTTAGGTGTTTTAGATAAAATAAATAAACGTTTAGGCTTATTAGCAGCAGAAATACTTTTATAAAATTCGGAGGTTTTTATTTGCTCTCTAATATCCATAAAACCTAGAAAAATACTTAAATGTTCTTAAGCTTTGCCAAAATATAATAAATAACTACTGCTAGATTATGTGTCTAGCTTTGCAGGAGAAGAAACTTAAAAATTGGCAATTATAAGCTTGTATTTTGATAATAAGTGTTTGAAAGGTATATTGGCAGATTGTTAATAAAAATTGTTTGGAAAAATAAATGTTCTGCTGCTAATAAATTTTACTTAAAATTACACAAGTAATGTAAACGTAATAACTAAGATTCCCAATTTTTGGATCATATTCCGTTGTATCTTGACCTGCTAAGTCAAATTAGCAGGTTTTTTATTTGGTTAAATTAAGTACGCTGTAAACTAAATATTCTAATATTTTAATCTTAAGCCCCAGTTGGCAACAGATACGTAGCGTAGGGCTTCGACTCTACGTATAATAACGCAATGCCCCTAAAAACCCCAACGGGGCGATAGAGTTTTTTAATGTTAAGAAACAACTCTGTCGCCCCGCTTGGGCTTTTGGGAATACCTGATTATTATACCTAGGGTTGAAATCCTAGGCTACCTATCTTTCGTCCCGTTGGGGCTTTAAGAGATAAAAAGCCAAAAAACTTTGTTGACAGTGCATTAATTAAATTCTATTTTGGTTTTTGTCTCTCTCCATTTGTCATAAAATTTTCTACTTTTAACTTATTTTTATTTATAAAAATGCTTTAGCTGCATAACCAAATGTTAGGCAATTTCTAAATTTTATAAAAGGTTATTACTAGTGTTTCTACTTTTTTAAGTAGTGTTTTAGCTATTTTATTTTCTTAAAAAGTAGCCATTAACTAATCAAAACAGAAAGGGTTATCAATCAGAAGTGGCTTGACAGAAAAAATCCATGCCATATACTTTGGAAGAAAGCGGCTTCTAATTTTTATCAATCACAATTTATCCGGGGCGTGGCTCAGTCTGGTAGAGCGCACGGTTCGGGACCGTGAGGTCGGTGGTTCAAATCCACTCGCCCCGACTTAGTCCGGCTTCATTATTATTTTATATTACAGCGGATAGCTTAAAATTAATTACTTAATAATATTTATGCATTTAGCCCGTTATTTTCTCATTACTGGCAAAGTTCAAGGGGTGGGATACCGTTATTTTGCAATGCGTGCGGCTAATCAATATCAGATCTCTGGATATGTACGTAATTTAGCTTCTGGACAAGTAGAAATTGTAGCTGAAGGCCAGCGTGAGGCAATGGAAAGTTTTAAGAAAGAGCTAGCCATTGGGCCTTATCATGCAGAAGTGATTCAAATAGAGGAAAAGATTTTAGAAAATACAGGACGCTTTCAAGGTTTTCGTATTGAATACTAGTAGCTAAGAGAAATTAATTTTTTTTGGGTATTAATAATAGTTAATCCTATGCAAGAAAAACGTTCCCGTCCCCGTTTAAAGGTTTCTATGCCTGTTCAAGTCATTGGGCGTACTATTGATGGAGAAAAATTCCGTGAACTCTGTCAAACACAAGACGCTTCTGCCTTTGGACTTTGTTTAGTTTTAGAAGCAATTGTGCCACGTGGAACAATATTATTTTTAAGTATGCAAATGCCACGTCGGTTGCGTCTTTATGATTTAGCTAAAGATGTTTATCAAATTTATGCGCAAGTCCAACGAGTTCATATGTTAACAGAAGGTGGTTGTGAGGTTGGACTGTCTTTTATAGGTAAAAATCCTCCTTCAGGATATGAAAATTATCAAAGTGCAGAATTTTTTAATACAGAAATAAAAAGAACTACTGGAACCTACAAACCTGTCACCACAACACAAGTAAATGCAAATAATCCTACTAGTCACTCAGTTACAAACACAACTACAGGAACCAATGAAGTGGCAAAACCTCCTAACACAAATAATAGTGCTTGGGAACGTCCTGGCCGAAGAGATGCACGTCATAATATCCCAATAGATGTTATGATTGATTTTTTAGACATTAACAGTAGTATAATTAGGCAAGAACCAGGCTTAGTTACTAATATTAGTCGTGGTGGGGCCTGTGTGATGGCTGCAACAGAAGCACAAATTGGTAGCAAAGTCCGAGTTTCTATGATGAGAGAAAATTTTATTGTCTTGAGTTGTGTTAAAGCTATTACTACTAGTCAAGGCGGTGTATGTAATTTACATTTAGAATTTATTGATAAATGTTGGATGGGAGGCGGTTAACGCAAATGGAAGAATTAAAAAAATTGATTCGGGAAGTACCCGATTTTCCTAAACCAGGAATCTTGTTTTATGATATTACTACTTTACTGAAAAATGCTAAGGGGTTAAAGACAGTTATTAACCGAATGAGCGAAGCTTTTGCAGGAGAAAAAATAGACACTGTAGTTGGAATTGAGGCACGAGGTTTTATTTTTGCTCCAGCACTTGCCTATCATATTGGCGCAGGCTTTGTTCCTGTACGTAAACCAAGAAAATTACCTGCTTCCACAGAATCAATTAGTTATGAATTAGAATATGGTACTGATACTTTAGAAATACATCGTGATGCAGTAGGCCAGGGTCATAGGGTTTTAATTGCTGATGATTTACTAGCGACTGGTGGAACGGCTAAAGCAGTAGTTGATTTAGTTGAAAAATTAGGTGGTCAAGTGGTTGGATTAACTTTTGTTATAGAGTTAGATTTCCTTCAAGGCAGGGAAAAACTAGCTAATCATAATGTATATTCCTTACTACAATATCAGTCATAAGTATTGTTTATTATTAGAAAGATTTGTCAACGTTTAAGGCTCAACTAATTTTAAAGAGTCTTGCTCTCGTAGCTCAAATGGATAGAGCAACGCCCTCCTAAGGCGTAGGTTGCGCGTTCAAGTCGCGCCGAGGGCATAAATTATTATTTAATCTAAATATATTGGGCTGTAACAATCACACCTTTTTTGTTATGGTTTTTTATCCTTTTGATTAGTTACTATAAATTAGTTAATTCTAGGGGGATTCTTTTGGACGTAAAGCTATTTACTGAGCTAAAAAATTTTTCTCCAGAAAAAATGGTAAAAGTAAATCTTTTTGAAACAGAAAACTTTTTCTGTGATATATATTGTTTTGAACCAGGACAACAACAAAAATTGCACACCCATAATGGGGCAGATAAAGTTTATTTTGTTTTAGAAGGTGAAGGGAAATTTTTTGTTGGAACAGAAGAAAAAATCTTAGACCAAGGTAATGCGATTTTAGCCGCTTCAGGTTTTGTGCATGGAGTAGAAAATATTTCTCAAAATAAATTAGTATTGTTAGTTTTTATGTCTCCTAACCCAAATGTAAAAACTGCTGTTTAATTGTTGAGCCACTTTTATTAAAGTTTTTGGTATTTATTTAGCTTATGGAACAAACAACCAAAGAACAATTACGGGCAATGTTTTCTATAAAACCCCCCGAACCACAACCAGCAAAAGTTGCTCCGGTATTAAATCCAATGGAAACTATCCCTATTATTAATCTTTTAGAAATGGATTTAAGTAATATTGCGGATATTTCCCAGGAAGAAGAAGCCAAAGATTATACTTTTGGTTATGGAGAACAATTAAAAAGCTTAAGATATGGTGGAGATAGTAAAGACCCAAAAACACGAACTGATTTAGCAAAAGTAAAAAAAAGAGATGGCGAAATTATTGATAATAAATATCTGATTCTAGGCTCTTTAGGGGCCGGAGGTGCTTCAGAAGTTTACCTTGCCCAACGTCTTTTAATTGGTGATAAAGTTGCACTAAAACTACTTCGTAGTAGTTATGCTAGAGATCCTGACACTGCAAAACGATTTCATTTAGAAGCTGTTACAACAGCTACTATTAAACACCCTAATATAATTACTATACACGATTTTGATTTTACTGATGAAGGTACTCCATATATAGTAATGTAGTTACTTAGAGGAGAAACCTTATTAGGTGAACAGCAAAAAGTAGGCGCAATTTCTATTCGACGGGCAATACAAATAGTTACCCCAATTTGTCACGCGCTTAATGTGGCGCATTCACAAGGCATTATTCATCGAGACTTAAAGCCTGCCAACATAGTTTTACATCGTACAGACGATAACAACGAGGTAATGAAATTAATAGACTTTGGAATAGCAAAACAAGTAATAGAAAATGATTTTGATGAAATGAAAACCCTTCCGGGCTTAGTTGTTGGAACGCCTGCTTATATGTCGCCAGAACGTTGTATGGAAGAGCCATATGATCACAGAACAGATATTTATAATTTAGGCTTAATTTTTTATGAATTGACTGCTGGACAACATCCTTTTCAAGCTAAAACTATGATGGCAATGATGGCAAGGCAAATTTCTGATAAACCTCGACCATTGCATGAATTAGTACCTAATCTTCCTTCTGCCTTAGAAGATGTAATCTTTAAAGCTCTAGCCAAAGCTCCTAAAGAACGTTATGCAACAGCACTTGAATTTGCAGAAGCCTTAAACAATGCTTTTTATACATCTTCCATGACTTAAATTTTAGCTTGGGGAGTCTTTAACATACCAATCTTCGTGTAGCGACCACCCAGAGCAAAATAAACAAGCCGTCCACCGCCATTGATGATAACAGCCCGGACAAAGCCCGCGAGTATCAAAAGTATTCCAGCCAGTACCACAACCATTAGAAAAATATTCAGGATGTCCGCTACTGATGCAATACCAGCGGCTAGAGGCTTTTGGCTGCCAACTACATAATGGGCAACGAATACGTATAAAATCTGGCTCTTCTTCTTTTTGCTCTGGCTTTTTTTCTTTTACCTCATCTGGAAGATCGCTTTTTTGCAGTAGAAATAAGCTTATTTCTTGGCTGTTAGTTTCCATAAATACTTATAATATAGCTAGTTAGATCTATAGTTAGTAAATTCCATATGAATGCCAAAATCTTTTTCTTTAAGCAGTTTAATTACTTCTTGCAAAATATCTCGATCACGACCAGCAACCCTAACAATATCAGCATTGATTGAGGCTTGAACTTTTAACTTACTATCTTTGATATATTTAACTATTTCTTTGGCTTTTTCTGTTGGAATCCCCTGTTGCAAATCAATTTTTTGGCGGACAGTGCTTCCCGCTGCTGGCTCAATTTTGCCATAAGTTAACCCTTTTAACGGTACACCACGCTTAATTAATCTTTGCTGGAAAACGTCGTTAAGACTATTTAGCTTAAAATCATCATCGGATAGTAAAGTTACGGTGTTATCTTTTTCTTCTAAAGTAATATCGCTTTTACTTCCCTTAAAGTCAAACCGTTGTTTAACTTCTTTCATTGTTTGATTTATAGCGTTAGTTACTTCGGTTAAGTCGATTTTTGAAACAATATCAAAAGTATTTTGCTGGGACATAAAACATTATCCTTGTTGGGATTATAAATTAAAAAAATTACGAAAATTAGTGCTAGTAATTTCTCCTAGCTCTTCAGTGGTTTTGCTATGGAGTTCTGCTAGGCGTTTAGCAGTTTCTTTGACCCATGCTGGTTCATTGCGTTTGCCTCGAAAAGGCTCTGGTGCTAAATATGGGCAATCAGTTTCAATCAACAGGCTATCAAGTGGCAACCGTGCAGCAGTTTCCCTTAACTCTTTAGATTTCTTAAAAGTAATTACTCCAGAAAAAGAAATTAAAAAACCCATATCTACTGCTGCTTTTGCTAGTTCATAACTTCCTGTAAAGCAATGAAAAATGCCTCTTAGCCCAGTGTCTAGCCAATATTCTTTAAGGATTTGTATAGTATCTTCCTCAGCATCGCGCGTATGAATAATTACTGGAAGTTGTCTTTCTTTAGCTAGCTTAAGTTGTTGAATAAAAGCATTTTGTTGAACTTCACGCGGGCTATTATCATAATAATAATCTAGCCCAATTTCCCCCCAACCAATTACTTTTGGGTGGCGAGAAAGTGCAACTAGCTTATTTTCTAGCTCTTTATCTAGTAGTGAAGCATCATGAGGATGTACACCAACGGTTGTATAAATAAAGGGATATTG
Coding sequences:
- a CDS encoding serine/threonine protein kinase, which translates into the protein MSIRRAIQIVTPICHALNVAHSQGIIHRDLKPANIVLHRTDDNNEVMKLIDFGIAKQVIENDFDEMKTLPGLVVGTPAYMSPERCMEEPYDHRTDIYNLGLIFYELTAGQHPFQAKTMMAMMARQISDKPRPLHELVPNLPSALEDVIFKALAKAPKERYATALEFAEALNNAFYTSSMT
- a CDS encoding YajQ family cyclic di-GMP-binding protein, producing MSQQNTFDIVSKIDLTEVTNAINQTMKEVKQRFDFKGSKSDITLEEKDNTVTLLSDDDFKLNSLNDVFQQRLIKRGVPLKGLTYGKIEPAAGSTVRQKIDLQQGIPTEKAKEIVKYIKDSKLKVQASINADIVRVAGRDRDILQEVIKLLKEKDFGIHMEFTNYRSN
- a CDS encoding TatD family hydrolase; amino-acid sequence: MFIDSHAHIDFYSYDEDRQEMLQRAQEAGIDIIVAVGNGDILKDSHKIAQQLADQYPFIYTTVGVHPHDASLLDKELENKLVALSRHPKVIGWGEIGLDYYYDNSPREVQQNAFIQQLKLAKERQLPVIIHTRDAEEDTIQILKEYWLDTGLRGIFHCFTGSYELAKAAVDMGFLISFSGVITFKKSKELRETAARLPLDSLLIETDCPYLAPEPFRGKRNEPAWVKETAKRLAELHSKTTEELGEITSTNFRNFFNL